A region from the Chloroflexota bacterium genome encodes:
- the tyrS gene encoding tyrosine--tRNA ligase → MAISQEDLRTVMDRGVAEIIDRNELRRMLERDTPLRLKMGFDPSSKDIHLGHVVGLRKLRQLQDIGHKVVLIVGDWTAQIGDPSGVSATRPVLTHEQVQENAQTYMRQFFKVVDRDRTEVFWQSEWFGKFTLADVVRLTGSFTVAQMIAREDFRRRWDANRPIAITELLYPLLQAYDSVMVEADVEFGGTDQKFNLLMGRELQEMRGQRPQQCFMVPILEGTDGVQKMSKSLGNYIGVDEPPEEQYGKALSLPDSLIIPYFSLLSDLPTPEVDEMSEAMEHGANPMEFKKRLGREIVSTFWSDEDAAAAEAHFEQTVQRGQAPDEAPTLWFTRPDGVSEAVAVSGEPGGVKTLVSLATVEFIFHHHAELGLNQSRTAAKRMVSQGAVEVDGERAGDVIALRDGAVVRVGKRRYLRLREDRG, encoded by the coding sequence ATGGCCATATCGCAAGAAGACCTGCGGACCGTAATGGACCGGGGCGTCGCTGAGATCATTGACCGCAACGAACTTCGCCGGATGCTGGAGCGGGACACGCCCCTCCGGCTGAAGATGGGTTTCGACCCCTCGAGCAAGGACATCCACCTGGGCCATGTGGTCGGGCTGCGGAAACTGCGGCAACTCCAGGACATCGGGCACAAGGTCGTGCTCATCGTCGGGGACTGGACGGCGCAGATCGGCGACCCGAGCGGGGTATCGGCCACGCGCCCCGTGCTCACCCACGAGCAGGTGCAGGAGAACGCCCAGACATACATGCGACAGTTCTTCAAGGTGGTGGACCGCGATCGCACGGAAGTTTTCTGGCAGAGCGAGTGGTTCGGCAAGTTCACGCTGGCGGACGTTGTGCGCCTCACCGGCAGCTTCACCGTCGCGCAGATGATCGCGAGAGAGGACTTCCGGCGGCGTTGGGACGCCAACCGCCCCATCGCCATCACGGAGCTGCTGTACCCGCTGCTGCAGGCGTACGATTCCGTCATGGTGGAAGCGGACGTGGAGTTCGGCGGGACGGACCAGAAGTTCAACCTGCTGATGGGCCGGGAGCTGCAGGAAATGCGCGGCCAACGCCCGCAGCAGTGTTTCATGGTGCCCATCCTGGAGGGCACGGACGGCGTCCAGAAGATGAGCAAGAGCCTGGGCAACTACATTGGCGTGGATGAGCCGCCGGAGGAGCAGTACGGCAAGGCGCTCTCGCTGCCAGACAGCCTCATCATTCCCTACTTCAGCCTGCTCAGCGACCTGCCCACACCGGAGGTCGACGAGATGAGCGAGGCGATGGAGCACGGCGCGAATCCCATGGAGTTCAAGAAGCGCCTGGGCCGGGAGATCGTCTCGACATTCTGGTCGGACGAGGACGCCGCAGCAGCGGAAGCGCACTTCGAGCAGACTGTGCAGCGGGGGCAGGCCCCGGACGAGGCGCCCACGCTGTGGTTCACGCGCCCGGACGGCGTGTCCGAGGCCGTCGCCGTTTCCGGCGAACCGGGCGGCGTGAAGACGCTCGTGTCCCTTGCAACGGTCGAGTTCATCTTCCACCACCACGCGGAGCTGGGGCTCAACCAGAGCCGAACGGCCGCCAAGCGGATGGTGTCGCAGGGAGCCGTGGAGGTGGACGGGGAGCGCGCGGGCGACGTGATCGCGTTGCGGGACGGCGCCGTGGTGCGCGTAGGCAAGCGCCGCTACCTGCGGCTGAGGGAGGACAGGGGTTGA
- a CDS encoding alanine--glyoxylate aminotransferase family protein, with the protein MNLRIPGPTPCPEDVLLAGAQQMIDHRGPEFAEIIDRVHSGLQTIFSTKNDVAILTSSGTGAMEGAIVNTLSPGDRVMNVSIGVFGDRFGQIAEAYGAEVVKPHTEFGTAADPDMVSSMLADDPGIKAVLVTHNETSTGVTNDIASISKVVRSHDRLLLVDAISSVGCIPMETDAWDLDVVVTGSQKGFMVPPGLAFAAVGPRAREAAKTATMPRFYFDFEKAFSYFQQGQTPFTPAVSVIFSLDLAIRKLLDDGMEAVYTKHAKIASDVRTGVKELGLELFPKDEATASNTVTAVKVPEGVDLAKLRGLLRTDRNVVVAGGQGSLSGKIFRVGHMGHITEDDVADVMESLAAVLPRAGFPVGASAG; encoded by the coding sequence GTGAACTTGCGCATACCCGGCCCCACGCCCTGCCCGGAGGACGTGCTGCTCGCCGGGGCCCAGCAGATGATAGACCACCGTGGTCCTGAGTTTGCTGAAATCATCGACCGGGTACACTCCGGCCTCCAGACCATATTCTCCACCAAGAACGACGTCGCAATCCTGACCTCCTCCGGCACGGGCGCCATGGAGGGGGCCATCGTCAACACGCTGTCTCCGGGCGACCGGGTGATGAACGTCAGCATCGGCGTCTTCGGCGACCGCTTCGGGCAGATCGCAGAGGCCTACGGCGCGGAGGTCGTGAAGCCCCACACCGAGTTTGGGACCGCGGCGGACCCGGACATGGTCAGCTCCATGCTGGCCGATGACCCCGGCATCAAGGCGGTGCTGGTCACTCACAACGAGACCTCCACCGGCGTCACCAACGACATCGCCTCAATCTCCAAGGTGGTCCGCAGCCACGACAGGCTGCTGCTTGTCGACGCCATCAGCAGCGTCGGCTGCATCCCCATGGAGACCGACGCGTGGGACCTGGACGTGGTGGTGACGGGCTCGCAGAAGGGCTTCATGGTGCCGCCCGGCTTGGCGTTTGCGGCGGTGGGCCCGCGGGCGCGAGAGGCAGCCAAGACGGCGACGATGCCCCGCTTCTACTTTGACTTTGAAAAAGCCTTCAGCTACTTCCAGCAGGGCCAGACCCCCTTTACACCGGCGGTGTCCGTAATCTTCTCGCTGGACCTCGCCATACGGAAGCTCCTGGACGACGGCATGGAAGCCGTCTACACCAAGCACGCAAAGATCGCATCGGACGTTCGGACAGGCGTAAAGGAACTGGGGTTGGAACTCTTCCCCAAGGACGAGGCCACCGCGTCCAACACGGTCACTGCAGTAAAGGTCCCGGAGGGCGTCGATCTTGCGAAGTTGCGCGGCCTCCTGCGCACTGACCGGAACGTCGTGGTCGCAGGCGGACAGGGTTCCCTGAGCGGCAAGATCTTCCGCGTAGGCCACATGGGCCACATCACGGAGGACGACGTGGCCGACGTGATGGAATCGCTGGCGGCGGTGCTGCCCAGGGCCGGCTTCCCCGTGGGTGCATCCGCCGGGTAG
- the serA gene encoding phosphoglycerate dehydrogenase, translating into MKVLITDPIHQEGIDILEAQPGLTIERLSRAPEVELLAAVATADALIVRSETQVTAEVIEAGARLQVVGRAGVGVDNIDVDAATRRGIAVVNAPTGNTIAAAEHTIAIMLSMARNIPQANALMRDEKWNRSAFLGTEVKGKTLGIVGLGRVGSEVAKRAIGMEMRVLGYDPYLVPERAARLGVEIAAFDELLAKSDILTLHTPLTDTTKSLIGPDELAKMKPTARLVNVARGGLVDESALLEALDEERLAGAAIDVFVDEPLKDFTIAQHPRIVCTPHLGASTEEAQAGVTLEVVDQVLTVLRGQPARFTVNAPLVSQEVHELLEPFLSVCVDIGKIAIQMAPGLPTAATIVYHGELAAGQTGPLRAAVLMGLLQPGREERVNLVNANLLAEDQGLRVAEEKDPAREDFANEVIVRLATTGGEVTVGGTHLREQTHVTRMGDYHLDVIIDSPFLLVLENEDRPGIIGAVGSLAGKHDINISFMEVGRVRTRGRATMVVGLDDPMPDALLQELVKEPAITAIRLVRL; encoded by the coding sequence GTGAAAGTCCTCATCACCGATCCCATTCACCAAGAGGGCATCGACATCCTGGAGGCCCAGCCGGGCCTTACCATCGAGCGTCTGTCGCGCGCTCCTGAGGTCGAGCTCCTTGCGGCGGTGGCCACCGCCGACGCGCTCATCGTGCGCAGCGAGACGCAGGTCACGGCTGAGGTCATCGAGGCGGGAGCGCGGTTGCAGGTCGTTGGCCGGGCCGGCGTCGGCGTGGACAACATCGACGTCGACGCGGCCACACGGCGGGGCATCGCGGTGGTCAACGCCCCGACGGGCAACACCATCGCCGCCGCCGAGCACACCATCGCCATCATGCTCTCCATGGCCCGCAACATCCCGCAGGCCAACGCCTTGATGCGGGACGAGAAGTGGAACCGCTCCGCCTTCCTGGGCACTGAGGTCAAGGGCAAGACCCTTGGCATCGTCGGCCTCGGCCGGGTGGGATCAGAGGTTGCCAAGCGGGCGATAGGCATGGAGATGCGGGTCCTCGGCTACGACCCGTACCTAGTGCCGGAGCGGGCTGCGAGGCTGGGCGTGGAAATCGCAGCGTTCGACGAGTTGCTGGCGAAGTCCGACATCCTGACGCTGCACACGCCGCTGACCGACACCACCAAGAGCCTCATCGGGCCGGACGAGCTGGCGAAGATGAAGCCGACCGCGCGGCTGGTGAACGTGGCCCGAGGCGGGCTGGTCGATGAGTCGGCGCTGCTGGAGGCCCTCGACGAGGAGCGGCTGGCCGGGGCAGCAATTGACGTCTTCGTCGACGAGCCGCTCAAGGACTTCACCATCGCGCAGCACCCCAGGATCGTCTGCACGCCGCACCTCGGCGCGTCCACGGAAGAGGCGCAGGCGGGCGTGACGCTCGAAGTGGTCGACCAGGTACTGACGGTGCTGCGGGGCCAGCCTGCCCGCTTCACCGTGAACGCGCCTCTAGTTTCGCAGGAGGTGCACGAGCTCCTGGAACCGTTCCTCTCGGTCTGCGTGGACATCGGCAAGATTGCCATCCAGATGGCGCCGGGCCTTCCCACCGCCGCCACCATCGTCTACCACGGCGAGTTGGCCGCGGGGCAGACGGGCCCGCTGCGGGCCGCGGTGCTCATGGGCCTCCTGCAGCCGGGACGCGAGGAGCGCGTCAACCTGGTCAACGCCAACCTTCTGGCAGAGGACCAAGGTTTGCGCGTCGCGGAGGAAAAGGACCCGGCGCGCGAGGACTTCGCCAACGAGGTCATCGTCAGGCTGGCCACCACGGGCGGCGAGGTCACGGTCGGCGGGACACACCTGCGCGAACAGACCCATGTCACGCGAATGGGGGACTACCATCTGGACGTCATCATCGACAGCCCGTTCCTGCTGGTGTTGGAGAACGAGGACCGCCCCGGCATCATCGGCGCTGTCGGCAGCCTGGCGGGCAAGCACGACATCAACATCAGCTTCATGGAAGTGGGACGCGTCCGCACAAGGGGCCGGGCGACCATGGTGGTGGGCCTCGACGACCCCATGCCTGACGCGCTGCTGCAGGAGCTGGTGAAAGAGCCCGCCATTACGGCCATTCGTCTCGTGCGGCTGTAG
- the radA gene encoding DNA repair protein RadA gives MPDGIQYICPDCGTGHSQWMGFCYACGSGQPLVEAAPQRSAFAPSRGGRASTSRQPSDTHGPVELAGVSLDDDPRIVLPYPELDRVLGGGLVPGSVALIAGDPGIGKSTLMLQVAGALAPAVELADNRGGVLYVAGEESAAQIRMRAQRLGVNGRNLLLLNETAAPDVLGWMDRVQPCAVLIDSIQTLHSDANSAAPGSVVQIRECARLLIAWAKTTRTPVIIAGHVTKEGDVAGPRVLEHMVDVVLYLEGEPMSALRLLRSEKNRYGSTNEVALFQMEAAGLVEVADPSRQLLANRRGPLVGSVLAPVLQGTRPMLVEVQALTAPVVGPTPRRVANGLDGSRLVMLATVLSRRSGVPLGSQDVVVNVTGGLRVSETAADLALALAMASSFRDQPLDAGVAAVGEVGLGGEVRPVSQMGRRLQEAARLGLKRVVAPESSEVDSAETNGLEVVRVSTVSQAIRALFPRRAVPGVMEAGRPADPMNVETPA, from the coding sequence ATGCCTGACGGCATCCAGTACATCTGCCCCGATTGCGGCACGGGCCACAGCCAGTGGATGGGCTTCTGCTACGCGTGCGGCTCCGGTCAGCCCCTTGTGGAGGCGGCGCCGCAGCGCTCCGCCTTCGCGCCATCGCGCGGCGGCAGGGCGTCGACTTCGAGGCAGCCAAGCGACACGCACGGCCCCGTGGAGCTCGCGGGCGTCTCCCTCGACGACGACCCGCGTATTGTGCTGCCCTACCCGGAGCTGGACCGCGTGCTCGGCGGCGGGCTGGTGCCCGGCTCCGTCGCGCTAATTGCGGGCGACCCGGGCATCGGCAAATCGACGCTGATGCTGCAGGTGGCCGGGGCGCTGGCGCCGGCGGTCGAACTCGCGGACAACCGCGGCGGCGTGCTGTATGTCGCGGGCGAGGAATCGGCCGCGCAGATCCGCATGCGCGCCCAGCGGCTGGGTGTCAACGGACGCAACCTGCTGCTGCTGAACGAGACCGCCGCGCCGGACGTCCTCGGCTGGATGGACCGGGTACAGCCGTGCGCCGTGCTGATCGACTCCATTCAGACGCTGCACTCGGACGCGAACTCCGCCGCGCCGGGCAGCGTGGTGCAGATCCGTGAGTGCGCGCGGCTGCTCATCGCGTGGGCCAAGACCACGCGCACGCCGGTCATCATCGCGGGCCACGTAACCAAGGAAGGCGACGTCGCCGGACCGCGCGTGCTGGAGCACATGGTCGACGTGGTGCTCTACTTGGAGGGCGAGCCGATGAGCGCCCTGCGGCTGCTGCGGAGCGAGAAGAACCGCTACGGCTCCACCAACGAGGTGGCGCTGTTCCAGATGGAGGCCGCCGGGCTCGTGGAGGTGGCAGACCCGTCGCGGCAGTTGCTCGCGAACCGGAGGGGGCCGCTGGTGGGCTCCGTGCTGGCGCCGGTGCTGCAAGGCACACGGCCCATGCTCGTCGAGGTCCAAGCGCTCACGGCGCCCGTCGTTGGGCCGACGCCGCGCCGGGTGGCGAACGGGCTGGACGGCAGCCGGCTGGTGATGCTGGCGACAGTCCTCAGCCGGCGCTCCGGCGTCCCGCTGGGGTCGCAGGACGTGGTGGTCAACGTCACCGGCGGGCTGCGCGTCAGCGAGACCGCCGCCGACCTGGCGCTCGCCCTCGCGATGGCGTCCAGCTTCCGCGACCAGCCGCTCGACGCGGGCGTGGCGGCCGTCGGCGAGGTGGGCCTTGGAGGCGAGGTCCGGCCGGTGTCGCAGATGGGACGGCGGCTGCAGGAGGCGGCGCGCCTGGGCCTGAAGCGCGTGGTCGCTCCGGAGTCCTCCGAGGTGGACTCCGCCGAGACGAACGGCCTGGAGGTCGTGCGCGTGAGCACGGTATCGCAGGCCATCCGCGCGCTCTTCCCGCGGCGCGCCGTGCCGGGCGTGATGGAGGCCGGCCGCCCGGCAGATCCTATGAACGTGGAGACCCCCGCATGA
- the larE gene encoding ATP-dependent sacrificial sulfur transferase LarE, translating to MELKAKRDRLHTILEEMGSVMVAYSGGVDSTLLAVAAWDALGERSLAVTAASPSLAPEELEDARAYAGQFGFAHRIVETQEVDDPRYAANDGARCYFCKVNLYSVLQPLAVAEGYAWIANGTNLDDLGDYRPGIAAGKEHGARSPLVEAELTKADVRALSKERGLPSWDKPAQACLSSRIPYGTTVTVEALTRVARAESYLRAHGFRQLRVRHHDTIARIELGPEDFGRLADGNVRRGVVERLRSLGYLYVTLDLAGYEMGSLNKALGNHKEAERRHPT from the coding sequence ATGGAGCTTAAAGCCAAGCGCGACCGGCTGCACACAATCCTGGAGGAGATGGGCTCCGTCATGGTGGCCTACTCCGGCGGCGTCGACAGCACGCTGCTGGCCGTCGCGGCGTGGGACGCGCTGGGCGAGCGTTCGCTGGCCGTCACAGCGGCGTCGCCGTCGCTGGCCCCCGAGGAGCTTGAGGACGCCCGCGCGTACGCCGGGCAGTTCGGCTTCGCGCACCGCATCGTCGAGACGCAGGAGGTCGACGACCCGCGCTACGCCGCCAACGACGGCGCTCGCTGCTACTTCTGCAAGGTGAACCTGTACAGTGTCCTGCAGCCGCTGGCGGTGGCTGAGGGCTACGCCTGGATCGCCAACGGCACCAACTTGGACGACCTCGGCGACTACCGGCCGGGCATCGCGGCGGGTAAGGAGCACGGGGCGCGGAGCCCGCTGGTCGAGGCGGAGCTGACCAAGGCAGACGTGCGGGCGCTGTCGAAGGAGCGGGGGCTGCCATCGTGGGACAAGCCGGCGCAGGCGTGCCTCTCGTCGCGCATCCCCTACGGCACCACCGTCACCGTGGAGGCGCTCACCCGCGTCGCCCGCGCCGAGTCGTACCTGCGCGCGCACGGCTTCCGGCAACTCCGTGTACGGCACCACGATACCATCGCCCGCATAGAGCTTGGCCCGGAGGACTTCGGACGGCTGGCGGACGGCAACGTGCGGCGCGGCGTCGTGGAGCGCCTGCGGTCGCTGGGGTACCTTTATGTCACGCTCGACCTTGCGGGCTACGAGATGGGCAGCCTGAACAAGGCGCTTGGGAACCATAAAGAAGCCGAGCGGCGGCATCCGACCTAG
- a CDS encoding PIN domain-containing protein has translation MPFRGIYVDTNLLLLYVVGRTGHEYIAKHRRLSQYTVGDYHTLLNVVNRAEAVYVTPNTLTETTNLLGQHREPERSRFMIMLRHIIHDSQEVYVASSQASSRQDFLQFGLTDAVLLDAASEETPLLTVDQRLHSAALAKGDGAALNFLELRSF, from the coding sequence GTGCCGTTCAGAGGCATCTACGTCGATACTAACTTGCTTTTGCTCTACGTCGTGGGTAGAACTGGCCACGAATACATCGCCAAACACCGTCGTCTCAGTCAGTACACTGTCGGTGACTACCACACCCTCCTGAACGTTGTGAACCGTGCGGAGGCCGTCTACGTAACGCCAAACACACTGACGGAGACCACCAACCTGTTGGGACAACACCGTGAACCAGAGCGGTCACGCTTCATGATTATGTTGCGCCACATCATCCATGACAGCCAGGAGGTATACGTGGCCAGTTCCCAAGCCTCTTCCCGGCAGGATTTCCTTCAGTTCGGCCTCACTGATGCTGTCTTGTTGGACGCCGCGTCAGAGGAAACGCCATTGCTGACCGTAGATCAGAGATTGCACTCCGCCGCCCTCGCAAAGGGGGACGGCGCGGCGTTGAATTTTCTTGAGTTGCGTAGCTTCTAG
- the aroB gene encoding 3-dehydroquinate synthase yields the protein MDNIFLTGFMGVGKTSVGQAVARQLGWAYVDTDDVLERIAGKSIEAVFAEDGEDAFRLLESQALAQVCEGERQVISTGGGMVKSTANRGLMRASGFVVCLEAAPETIVQRLYPNGVGQGTVRPLLSGPTGETPLERAHTLKAERAAAYSDAHWTVHTDALTVTDAAQEVLRAARTVGGVDNGPSRDAPELAAIVRSSAHSCPIFAGTGVVDRLGELCRGVGLTTTAYLISDSNVFYSHGRRAQIALESADIPVHTFVVPAGENSKSLETLESVYQWLAEQRAERGHFIVGLGGGVVGDLAGYAAATFNRGLPLVQAPTSLAAMVDASIGGKTAVNLQAGKNLVGAFHQPRLVVAEVDALQSLPERELASGWAEAIKHGLILDEDLFRTFEEHAEAICRLERPLSDDVVRRSMAVKADVVSRDERETLGLRILLNYGHTIGHALEAATAYGELLHGEAVAIGMTAAVRISRSMGLIDDDLVARQDALLRRFNLPTSLPGADRDAVRQAMSVDKKTAAGSIRWVLLEGCGRSTTRNDVPADIVEDALAAVT from the coding sequence ATGGACAACATCTTCCTCACCGGCTTCATGGGCGTGGGCAAGACGTCCGTCGGGCAGGCCGTGGCGCGGCAGCTTGGGTGGGCGTACGTCGACACTGACGACGTGCTGGAGCGCATCGCGGGCAAGTCCATCGAGGCCGTGTTTGCCGAGGACGGCGAGGACGCCTTTCGCCTGCTGGAGTCGCAGGCGCTTGCACAGGTCTGCGAGGGCGAGCGGCAGGTGATTTCGACCGGCGGGGGCATGGTGAAGTCGACCGCCAACCGCGGGCTCATGCGGGCGTCCGGGTTCGTGGTCTGCCTGGAGGCGGCGCCGGAGACCATTGTGCAGCGGCTCTACCCCAACGGCGTTGGGCAGGGGACGGTCCGGCCCCTCCTCAGCGGCCCAACCGGCGAGACGCCTCTGGAGCGGGCGCACACCCTGAAGGCCGAGCGGGCCGCCGCCTACTCGGATGCCCACTGGACGGTGCACACAGACGCCCTCACGGTCACGGACGCGGCGCAGGAGGTGCTCCGCGCGGCAAGGACCGTCGGCGGCGTGGACAACGGGCCATCGCGGGACGCGCCGGAGCTTGCCGCCATTGTGCGCTCCTCGGCGCACTCGTGCCCCATCTTTGCGGGCACCGGCGTCGTGGACCGCCTTGGCGAGCTCTGCCGCGGCGTGGGGCTGACGACGACGGCCTACCTCATCTCCGACAGCAACGTCTTCTACTCGCACGGCCGCCGGGCGCAGATTGCGCTGGAGTCGGCGGACATCCCGGTGCACACCTTTGTCGTGCCCGCGGGCGAGAACTCCAAGAGCCTGGAGACGCTGGAGTCGGTGTACCAGTGGCTGGCTGAGCAGCGGGCCGAGCGGGGGCACTTCATCGTCGGACTCGGCGGCGGCGTTGTTGGCGACCTCGCGGGCTACGCGGCGGCGACGTTCAACCGGGGGCTGCCGCTGGTGCAGGCCCCGACGTCGCTGGCGGCCATGGTGGACGCGTCCATCGGCGGCAAGACGGCGGTAAACCTGCAGGCGGGCAAGAACCTGGTGGGCGCCTTCCACCAGCCGCGGCTCGTCGTCGCGGAGGTGGACGCGCTGCAGTCGCTGCCGGAGCGCGAGCTGGCGTCCGGCTGGGCGGAGGCGATCAAGCACGGCCTCATCCTGGACGAGGACCTCTTCCGCACCTTCGAGGAGCACGCCGAGGCCATCTGCCGGCTTGAGCGCCCCCTGTCCGACGACGTCGTGCGGCGCAGCATGGCGGTGAAGGCCGACGTGGTCAGCCGCGACGAGCGCGAGACGCTGGGGCTGCGCATCCTGCTGAACTACGGCCACACCATCGGCCACGCACTGGAGGCGGCGACGGCCTACGGCGAGCTGCTTCACGGCGAGGCCGTCGCCATCGGCATGACGGCAGCGGTGCGCATCAGCCGCTCGATGGGCCTCATCGACGACGACCTCGTGGCGCGGCAGGACGCGCTGCTGCGCCGCTTCAACCTCCCCACGTCGCTGCCCGGCGCCGACCGCGACGCCGTGCGCCAGGCGATGAGTGTCGACAAGAAAACGGCCGCGGGCTCGATCCGGTGGGTGCTGCTCGAGGGCTGCGGACGCTCGACCACGCGCAACGACGTGCCGGCGGATATCGTCGAAGACGCGCTGGCGGCGGTCACCTAG
- the cofE gene encoding coenzyme F420-0:L-glutamate ligase, whose protein sequence is MTDAQNQTRFPEFRVIGITGVPEIQVGDDLPGIILAAAEGQGTPVEDGDIVVVTQKVVSKAEGALVNLADVEPSPLALTIAGEMKDPRHVEVVLRESRRIVRMERGVLITETHHGLICANAGVDASNVTGDDVLCLLPKDPDASARRIRDAVRERAGRTVAVIISDTFGRPWRVGTTDIAIGCAGIAPLKDYRGMVDRDGRTLQVSVAAVADEAAGAAELVTRKTIGVPVTIVRGLPYDVSEEGADVIIREASMDLFR, encoded by the coding sequence ATGACAGACGCGCAGAATCAGACCCGATTCCCGGAGTTCCGGGTCATCGGCATAACGGGCGTGCCGGAGATACAGGTGGGCGACGATCTCCCCGGCATCATCCTCGCCGCCGCCGAGGGGCAGGGTACGCCGGTCGAGGACGGCGACATCGTCGTCGTCACCCAGAAGGTGGTCTCCAAGGCGGAGGGCGCCCTCGTAAACCTGGCGGACGTGGAGCCGAGCCCGCTCGCGCTGACCATCGCCGGGGAGATGAAGGACCCGCGCCACGTCGAGGTGGTGCTGCGCGAGAGCCGCCGCATCGTCCGCATGGAGCGGGGCGTGCTCATCACCGAAACGCACCACGGCCTCATCTGCGCCAACGCGGGCGTCGACGCGTCCAACGTCACCGGCGACGACGTGCTCTGCCTGCTGCCGAAGGACCCCGACGCCTCGGCCCGCCGCATCCGCGACGCCGTCCGGGAGCGCGCGGGCCGCACGGTGGCCGTCATCATCTCGGACACATTTGGACGCCCGTGGCGCGTGGGGACGACGGACATCGCCATCGGTTGCGCGGGGATTGCGCCGCTCAAGGACTACCGCGGCATGGTGGACCGCGACGGGCGCACGCTGCAGGTCTCCGTGGCGGCCGTCGCCGACGAGGCCGCGGGCGCGGCGGAGCTTGTGACGCGCAAGACCATCGGCGTGCCGGTGACCATCGTGCGCGGGCTGCCTTACGATGTGTCCGAGGAGGGGGCGGACGTCATCATCCGCGAGGCGTCTATGGACCTCTTCCGCTAG